The genomic stretch gagattctgtcaaagttcttgtcaagttgtagatgtataaaatcccttGCCTTCACCCCGGCCACTCCTACTTCTCTCTATCTCCTCCCAAAGTGCCGAAAGAGTCTTATGTAGACCCAGGCTGTGTGGCAGGGttcattccctgaaggatatcagtgaaccagttgggtttgtatgacaatccagcagctttcttggttaccctttcctcACGGCAGACCCACAAATtagcagattcattcagctcaatttcacaacccacctttgtgtttttgtgggttctttcacactcacttttttctgttttaaatcaatttcacaggggttTACAAGAAGAAGATTTGCAGTtgagaaactgaaacaaaacatgATATCAGAACCTGATGAGTCGGCCAATTTactgtaacctgaatatcattgtattttgaaattggaagaaaaaagcaccgttcacagtggagagaaactgtacatgtgttctgtttgtggacaagacttcaaccaatcatctgacctttgggaacataattgcagtcacaacagggagatggGATGGAagtgtgaggattgtgggaaggaattcaattacccatccctgctggaaactcatcgacgcagtcacactggtgagaggccattcatctgctctcagtgtgggaagagattcactcagttatccagcttacatatacaccagaggactcatgctgaggagaggccgtttacctgctcccaatgtgggaagggattcaatcagtcatccaatctagcaacacaccagcgagttcatactggggagaaaccgttcacctgctctgaatgtgggaagggattttctcactcatccactctgctgatacaccagcgaactcacactcaggagaggccattcacttgctcccagtgtgggaagggatttgctgactCATCTACTttgttgaaacaccagcgagttcacactggggagaggccattcacctgttcccagtgtggaaagggatttgctcagtcagccaccttgttcacacaccagcgaattcacactggggagaggccattcacctgctctgtgtgtgggaaaggattcagtcggtcatcaactctgctgacacaccagcgagttcacactggggagaaaccattcatctgctctgtgtgtgggaaaggattcaatcactCATCCAACCGAGCAAtacaccagcgaatccacacagaggagaggccattcacctgctctgtgtgtgagaagggattcaatcagtcgtCTAAACTAGCAAtacatcagcgggttcacactggggagaggccattcacctgcttgcagtgtgggaagggatacgttACCTCGTCGAATCTTCTgacgcaccagcgaattcacaactAACTATTGTAATTGGATTTAAAATTAGGGAGAAACCatgaaaatgtgcagactgtgaggaGAGTTTCAGTTACCCGTCAGAGCTGGAAGCACACTGGGGGCTGTTTGAAGATGGAGGGTTTCTACAAGCTGCTC from Mustelus asterias unplaced genomic scaffold, sMusAst1.hap1.1 HAP1_SCAFFOLD_150, whole genome shotgun sequence encodes the following:
- the LOC144484994 gene encoding uncharacterized protein LOC144484994, with the translated sequence MCSVCGQDFNQSSDLWEHNCSHNREMGWKCEDCGKEFNYPSLLETHRRSHTGERPFICSQCGKRFTQLSSLHIHQRTHAEERPFTCSQCGKGFNQSSNLATHQRVHTGEKPFTCSECGKGFSHSSTLLIHQRTHTQERPFTCSQCGKGFADSSTLLKHQRVHTGERPFTCSQCGKGFAQSATLFTHQRIHTGERPFTCSVCGKGFSRSSTLLTHQRVHTGEKPFICSVCGKGFNHSSNRAIHQRIHTEERPFTCSVCEKGFNQSSKLAIHQRVHTGERPFTCLQCGKGYVTSSNLLTHQRIHN